The Longimicrobiaceae bacterium genome has a window encoding:
- a CDS encoding XrtA system polysaccharide deacetylase: MHHHFTVDVEEYFQVSALEPYVARNQWSSLPGRVDRSTRRILELLAQHEATGTFFVLGWIAKRYPDLVREIAEAGHEIASHGWGHDRVVTVTPFEFRSCIRRSKAILEDVTGVDVLGYRAPSYSIVPGCEWALDILIEEGYRYDSSLFPVERKGYGFPGGKRDPHWLRRAGGELAELPPATLRVGRKLLPAGGGGYFRLLPYGLTRRALRDAERRGVPGTFYIHPWEIDPDQPRFEVDLATRIRHYGALARTEAKLERLLSEFRFRSIAQTLELPTTTLQPAA; encoded by the coding sequence ATGCATCATCACTTCACGGTCGACGTCGAGGAGTACTTCCAGGTCTCGGCGTTGGAGCCGTACGTCGCCAGGAATCAATGGTCCTCCCTTCCGGGCCGGGTCGACAGGAGCACCCGCAGGATCCTGGAGCTGCTCGCGCAGCACGAGGCGACCGGCACCTTCTTCGTCCTCGGCTGGATAGCCAAGCGCTATCCCGACCTGGTGCGGGAGATCGCCGAGGCCGGGCATGAGATCGCCTCTCACGGCTGGGGCCACGACCGCGTGGTCACGGTCACGCCCTTCGAGTTCCGCTCCTGCATCCGCCGCTCGAAGGCCATCCTGGAGGACGTAACAGGAGTCGACGTGCTGGGTTACCGGGCGCCGAGCTATTCCATCGTCCCGGGGTGCGAGTGGGCGCTGGACATCCTGATCGAGGAGGGCTACCGCTACGACTCCAGCCTCTTCCCGGTGGAGCGGAAAGGCTACGGCTTCCCCGGCGGCAAGCGGGACCCGCACTGGCTGCGGCGCGCCGGCGGTGAGCTGGCCGAGCTCCCCCCCGCGACCCTGCGGGTCGGGCGAAAGCTTCTCCCCGCGGGAGGGGGCGGCTATTTCCGGCTGCTCCCCTACGGCCTGACCCGGCGAGCGCTGCGCGACGCGGAGCGGCGGGGTGTGCCGGGGACCTTCTACATCCATCCATGGGAGATCGACCCGGATCAACCGCGCTTCGAGGTGGATCTCGCCACCCGCATCCGGCACTACGGGGCGCTCGCGCGCACCGAGGCGAAGCTCGAGCGGTTGTTGAGCGAGTTCCGCTTCCGCTCTATCGCGCAGACCCTCGAGCTTCCGACCACGACGCTCCAGCCGGCGGCGTGA